DNA from Plasmodium yoelii strain 17X genome assembly, chromosome: 13:
agtggttttttaaatatttttgaaagTAGTTATGATAAATTTGGTGCAGGGCATAGTTCAACCGCTTTAAGTGCAATCCAAGGTATATATGAAGGAGATTGGCAATTATTATGTtctaataaaaaagaaaatgatattttaaaaattgaaaataattgTGATCGTAGTTATTCACCAAATAAATTCTACATTTCTATTATTGGAGATGGAGGATTAACTGGTGGAATGGCTTTAGAAgcattaaattatatatcttttttaaattcaaaagttttgataatttataatgataatagACAAGTTTCGCTTCCTACAAATGGAAAGTGTATATCTGGGAATAAACCAATAGGCGCTATTTCAGATCATTTATATGATTTTGTCAAAAAAAATGGACAAATAATTGgaaatgaaaatttaaacaAAGTTAACCATTACAATAGTAAAGAAAATAACATTAACGAGTcagataaaaaagaaaataacatTAACGAGTcagataaaaaagaaaataacatTAACGAGTCAggtaaaaaagaaaatatttttacaaatcttaattataattatataggaCCTATTGATGGAAATAATATAGAAcaagttataaaaattttagaagatataaaaaataagggTATACAAAAATCAACCATACTTCACATATTAACAAACAAATCTAGcgattttataaattcaaaaagtccaataaatattatgcattcaataaaaaaaaatgaaattttcaaatttaatatagaagAATTGGATAGTTGCCATgacgaaaataataatgaacaatctaaaaaagaagataacgaaaaaaaagataCTATACTAAATGATAACGAAATATTTTCAAAcgaaacatatattaatgtatatacaaaAGAAATGCTaaaatatttagaaaaaaataaaaatattatatttatttctccAGCTATGTTAGGAGGTTCTGGATTATTAGATATTAGCCAAAAATATCCAAAAAATGTTTATGATGTAGGAATATCAGAACAACATGCTGTTACATTTTCAGCTTCTATGAGtttgaataaaaatttaaatgtacatttacatatatattcaaCATTTATGCAAAGAGCATATGACCAAATAATACATGAtttaaatttacaaaaaattccattaaatattataattaatagaAGTGGTTTAGTAGGTGAAGATGGGGCTACACATCAAGGTATTTATGACTTGTCTTATTTAGgtgttttaaataattctacTATTATATCACCAAGTAAtgatatatctttaaaaaaagctttaaaatattgttcTATAAATAGAAAAGAAggttctatatatattagacTCCCTAAAGTTAACACATTAAGTAATAGTTACatggaaaattatttaaatataaatattatgaaagATCTAGAAGAGATTGAAAAAATTGGAGATCCAGAATATGCTCGAAACAACTACTTTGGTAAATCACAAATAATTCAAATGAGtagagaaaaaaaaggaaaaaaattagtctgtatatttaatatggGAAGTatgttatataatattgtaaatgcaataaaagaaatagaaaaagatgaaaaatttTCTgaaaatttttctttttcaattattgatatgatatttttaaatccaatggataaaaatattatagattatgtaataaataaaaataaacataattatttaattacaTATGAAGATAATACATTAGGTGGTTTTTACACACactttaataattatttaattgaaaaaaattatatattaaaaaataagttatatgttaaaaatatttattttccaaaTCATCCAATAGAACATGCTACATATAAAGAACAACAAGAATTTGTCAAAATGGATCAAcacaatttaatatatcgaattaaaaattatttaacaaacaatttttaataaatagtaaaatattcTATACAACAAAAGTTTGTATTTTACTAATAATCAGGAATATACATTTTACTAATAATtaggaatatttttttttctcatttttatcaccttttttttaatgtacaTAAAATTTACGttttaatgaattaaatatgtttttctATTTTAAATAGCAATTGCTACAAGTCCTGATAaactttttcatttttttttaaaaatattacacaCTTTATAAATTTGGAAAAATCATCAAATTGTATAAACCACGTTGTTAACCATATCCTTAAAAAGTGCTTCCCTTTTGATGGCCTTTTcaatttcattataaaaggTTTGTGTTTCTTATACCGAATTAGAgttacaaaaaaaagaaaaaaagaaaaaaaaaaaaaaaaaaacttgtTTGAATGTCTttttacataaataataatgattactATCCAAGTATCGTCTTTAAATTAATGTTATCTATAGTTTCGCAAAACTGAAGTTATTTGTTTTTCTTATACAAcgtttaaaaatgtatacttttttgtaatttttttgtaattttttacaattttgtacaatttttttcaagTTACAAATTAACagaacaaaaaattaaatattcattaaacttgataaaacattttccaattttacataaaatatgttataaataaattgttatttaaATTTCGTAAACattctttttgtatttattagaataatttttactatttagttgtttttttataaaaatatttatttaatatattttttttattttatattatatagcGGGTATAATTGTGCATATATTATTGCTAGTTCCTGAACAAAGAAATTTGgctgtatatttttattatcattctcattttctttattcgatttatttaattatttttgttattatttatgcattatatatatatgtatttatttatttatttaaaaataattgtaatatttattcattatttatttaattggtTTTTCAATTTAGCATTTTTTTACTGAAagttttatttgtatacATATAGATATGTACAGAGCAACTCGCCATTTGCAATACCTCAAATATTTGTATGTaacttattatatataatacatgtaTGCGTTAAATGTATTCACTTTTATAGAAACTTGTAAACATAtttaaaggaaaaaaaaaaaacaatctTTAAGAATgatgtaaataatttattgaGGTCGAATTATTATCTTGTTTATCTtgtattatcaaaaaaaaaaaaaaaaaaaaaaaaaaaaaatatacatgttAAGTTGAGAAATCGTACTTGTTTAGTTACCACATTTACAGATCAAATTTTTAAATCACAAACTAATCACAATCACAAACTAAGCACAATCGCGAGATAATCACGAGAGGGGCGGAGAAAACGAATGTAATATGATGAGGTtgcataatatatacatatactaCATGCATATTTAAAGTTTTATGATAATAGTGTGTTTCACactatatgaaatatattggTTACATGTATGTATTGTCATTATTACTGgccatgcatacatatatacacacatatattcACTGTGTTtagtatttatttatttatttattcaacCCCTTTTTATATCctaatataatgaaaaaaaaaagaaagtgTGGAAAAAATGGTAAGAATGGAAATAAGAATACAGGAGAAGGATTCAGAAAtgtaaaaagaaaaatagatgatgaaaataatacaaaattgGAAGTATCATTTTATGGGCATAGAAATATTGTACTTAAAGatattcaaaattttataataaatttaagaataaataaaaatattataaaaaataatatgtttcaaataaaaaataatgacaatttatcaaatttaataattatgataatacCTAATTTatcatgtacatatataagAGATATAACAACAGATaatgtttttaataaattacaaaaaaataataattttagaaaaattcAATTAGAAGAAAATTGTGTAAAAAGTGCTTATAGTAATATTATTgctaaaatattaaatataccaatattcaaaaataaggaaaaaataaacaatgttcttaattttaatatagaaaattttttattaacaaaagaacaaatgtttttatatagATATCCTAATTCAGATTctgttaattatattaattttgatCATATTTActatcaaaaaaaaacaaaaaatatttctgaTATAAAAAGGTATTTATTTTCCTCTGTCAATTCGGTGTATACTTCTACCCACGAATCCGACCCAGAAAAAGAAACGGAAAAAGAAACGGAAAAAGAAACGGACAACACTTCAAATGATACAACGtcaaaaattaattatgaaaaaaaaaaaaaaacttttaCAGATGAGCATATagaaatatatgcaaaaataTTGGAAAAGCTTATAAATGCTTCATCTTCCATAACATTAGAAAAAACAACTAAAAAATTAAGTTCAAACTCAAAAGTGGATTCTcaaaataatcaaaaaaaaaaagatgaaataaaacaaaatggtGGTGATAATTCAAAAGTGATAGAAAACGCACTATTAAATGGTTGTAATGCTGATGAAAATGTTGAAACAGATCTTATATGTGATAAAGGATGTGACGAAACTGCAAATGGCGAAACGGTAGATGCACAGGATCATGAGAGTGAAATAGAAACTATTCCTAAAACAGAACCCAATACAAACAAATTTGAATtcgatataaataatatttttagtatAGATTGTGAAATGTGTGAAACATCAGGTGGACATAGAGAACTTACAAAAGTTACAATAGTAGATgcatatatgaatataatttatgattCATATGTATTGcctgataataaaataacaaattatttaacattatattcaggaataaatgaaaacacattaaaaaatgttaatacaAAATTAACAGATGTacaaaatgaattaaaaaatatattaaataataaatcaataCTTATTGGGCATTCTCTAGAAAATGATTTACATGctttaaaaattaaacatGATTATATTATTGATACTTCAGTTATttattctaataattattataattttttaaaacctTCTCTTTTTAATCTTtcaaaaaaacatttaaatattacaATGGAAAGAGAGAATGGCCATAATTCGATAGACGATGCTCGCATTAGTATGTTTCTGGCACTAAAAAAGGTAACGTCGCCATGTCGCTGTTATCTGTTGTACTTCTTTAATGTGTTACACCGCTTTAATGTGTTACACCGCTTTAAtgtgttattttttatttttatttttttttttttttttttttccagaTTAGCGAGTTCGACAGCTCCGAAAGTTATTACGGATTTTACCCACTTCCACTatttatggaaaaaaataattatttaaatataaagagTAATATAATTAGTGAACAAGATGTGAActcaaaatatgataaaaatatgtgtatatatgattctaagaatatatatattgaagaaaaattttcaaaatatataatgcgAAACTGTTTTTATTGTTCATgtgaaaatgatgatgaaTGTATAGAAAATGttgtaaataatattaaaaatgaaaataaaataaaaaattatattttaattttaagagaatatgaaaatttatgtaatagtaaaatttataattgtataaaaaattcaaaagaAAAATCTTTTAACATTGAAGACAATGAAAAGTTTTTTGATTTTCCAACAAGAGTTGAAACAAacgatatattaaataaattaagtaaaaatatagaacatgtttataataatatgaaagaacaagatgttttaattttattatcatatagCAATAATTATTTAGCTATTGAAAAAGTTAAAGATACATTAAATTTAGCaaaagaaatattttattcaaatataataaatatagatgataaaataaaatgtttaaatgataaaattcaaaatattgaacaaaatattaaaaataaaaaagaaaataaacaaattatagATAAAGATTCACCTTTTTTAGAGTttaaacatttattatatacatatgatttACACATtcttaattatttatatcaacataaaaatagtgacaaaaatgcatatataatgaattcgataactaatttaaaaaatactttatgttttaatgtaaagaaaaaaaactaCAATGGTTGGTTTTCCCTACTTCTTAAAAATTAATCAAACTAGCACAATGTCAAATtagtatgtatgtatatatatatgtatatatatttgaaacAGTTACACAGATTAAGTTTTGAGAATATGATAAACTATTGTAGAaaagtttatatatttataaaatctagacaaatatatgttaatggCCAAACAAAAATACACCCCCTATCATTTTATgtgttatataatatattacattcTTAATATCGTTACACACATATTTTGTAATTTCAAAGAAAACCAACACTTttaattgtttatatattcttaCTATTTTATCAGCTTTTTgaattttgtaatttttttttttttttaattatttatgttatacCACACACCCTTTTAGTATATCATTCTCatgatataatataaatttattgaaCATTTGAAATTTGATCGATTTTACCAAtcttaataaaacatatttcgcatttccattttattttatacatgTTTGCTgtttaaaacaacaaaaatcaaatattttactcttaaaaaaattattttttttttaaatattttttttaaatatttttttttttttttttttcatactAGCCATGATATATGtatgcaaataaaaaatattgtatatacaaatgttatgatttttttaaataaagcaATAAAATTTGCATACATTTTGACGTTTTAATTTGGTTAATACATGTTTGACAATGCATGGTATTTGTATGTGGAAATAACTGCCATTTCTTCAAATTAGCAAAATTAGCAAGTTGGCGAAATAATCACTTAGACGTTTTTTGGTTTCTCATCCAGTTCAGTATTATGTTCAGGACCCAAATTGGTGAAACAATATTTTGTagttaaatttattatatagatataaaGGAATGTAGATAATGaaatataagaaaataaaaaattttgattaatatgataaatatgataaatatgataaatatgataaatatgataaatatgataaatatgataaatatgataaatataaaaaaccaTGAATGGAATTgaagataatgaaaaatatgcaaaCTATTTgcgaaataaaataataaaattttttaatttgaaaaGTGAGGATTTAgaattaacatatataaaatcaATATTAAATAGTAAAACATATGATTTGTATAgttctatatatttaataaattattctttttttgaaaataataaaaataataaaataacaataaataatgttaaaaaatttacaCAAAATTTAGTTGATTCCAAAAATAAGTTTACCCCATCAAATGTActagaaaataataacaactCTCAAAAGtttgatgaaataaaaaatgataatggaataaaaaataaatctatACACAATTCGATAgagtatatttttaagaaacATGATCATAACCCACTTCGTAACAGGGGAAGTGAAAATGGAAATGGAAATGGAAATGGAAATGGAAATGGAAATGGAAATGgaaatggaaatataaataaaaatgagagTAAAAATAGTCAGACAGATCGTAGCAAAGGTAGTGAAAATTCACATCTTCCAAAAGGaaagaaaatacaaaataaaacaaatctaaatgaaaaagaaaaggaGCCAAACGCAAATTCATTATTTGATAAACTGCATaacaaaaatgtaaaaaattgtatgcTTGGAACAATGACAAATAACgatcaaaaaaaatgtgaacaTAGCAAGACACTCAGTAAAAAGGCAGAgcaaaaagaagaaaaaagcgaaaaagaagaaaaaagcgaaaaaaaagaaaaaagcgaaaaaaaagaacaaatTGACTACTTCTCCTTTTTTAATAGAAAAGAAAATTCATGCTCATTAAAAGATATTATCGAAATTATTGATAACGAGAATGTAAAAAAAGatgatagtaataatgatcaaattagccaaaaaaaaaaaaaaaaaaatattcaaatatgTACATGTAACGGCAAAaaccataaaatatatacaaactgTCTTATATGtggaaaattattttgttcaaaaattaaatttaaaaattgtatattttgtGATAATCCTTTATATGAATCAgattttataaatacaatatttttatcaaacaAATTAGAAACTAAAACAAACAATATTATCacaaatatgaaaaattcaAACCCCTTTctctataaatattattttgacccacttaataataatttaaaaaaaggttAGTTTTTTTCATTAGATTCAAATACAAAAGAAAAGATTGTGTAGATGTTTCTTACACTTTTATCTAATTACTACAATAGACATTTACATAATCTTTTCTTTTGTATAACCATCCAATTTTGTTATCTTATTTAACAATTTACACGAAACCgtcaatatataaataagcGAGTATGCACAAATATGTACATGTTCATTATTCTCCACACgcacataatatatatacatatatatacatgttttttttttgtttttttttgttttttttttgttttttttcaacatGTGCAGCCATTGATATGcgaaataaaatgttaaaaaactctataaatgaagaaaatacgAAAATAATTGATGACAGTATAGATTGGTTCGAAGATGACATTAAGCATACCCTCAACATTCATGATATTCATTTTTCATGTTATGATGATGATACAAAAAATGAGATAGTAAAcaaatattatgatatattcaaaaaaaaaattagtaaGGCAATTTTGTATATCCTTATTTCGTTGTGAATtaaattgtgaaaatatataacaaaattttATCGGTTTCGTTAATTCTAACGATTTCGTCAGTTTTATCGATTTCGTTAATATTACCTGTACagcttttttttatttcgtgCGTTTTGTGCTTATATAGAATTCGCTACCTACACTCTCCgttcatatacatataatagcAATGTCGGCGAAATAAACGAAATAAATATCCTTATTTTTCCTTGTTCATCTTTTGCAGCCGATATAAATATCGACATTGATTTTGAAAAccttaaaataaatgaaaatgtggattatgcaaaaataaaagaatttaGTGAATACTTAAATGAAcacgaaaaaatatatcaagaaaaaaaaaaaaaactatctAATGATACACCCCATAATTATTTAagtaataaagaaaaaaaatatataagttaTGTTAATGATTTATgtaaaatgtttttaaaaaatgacaCACAAAAAGAGGACACAAATTTACTTAAATCCGAAAAAATTAATCCCATAacggaaaaaaaaagatataaatataatgtgcTAAACATGAGTGACGATGAGTGTTAGACAAATTTTCACTTGGTTTCGCCTGGTTTCACTTGGGCTGTCCCAtatgtttgtttttttattaacatatagcTAGCTAgctataaaataaatagctatattattttttttttttttcgtttgtTAATTTACATAAGCTAGCGAAAACTAGTAaactttttaaataataataatattaaaaaaaataaaaaggggAAAACATTTGTCCCAATATAGGTTTTCCAACTATCAAAAGTTTAAATAGATATGCATACAAtagatatatacaaaaaaaaaaaaggtgtaaaaaaaaatatcatgttttatttttaaaacatggTTAGGTGttaatgtataaaaatatgaatttttaGATTTTTGAATTCTTTATCTTTACCAATTTATGCATAAAATTCCTGCAATAGCTATTGTAGGAATTTAgttattaaattaaaacataattatgttttaaaaatgtgtaaataaaattataatataccatTTTGATATGATGATTACATATACacacattattatatatatatatatatatataatatatatatattttttttttttttattcattattatgCACACTTCCCCCTCTAAGGGATAAAATGGACTCCATACTATTTGTGTTACcataattatttgaattaaatatatttctctgataatcatttattatattattataatttttgataatttcGGTATCATCGTTATTTGGTATATTGTTTCCAggataaatattaaaattcatattattcatAACATTAGCTGAATGAaattcatcattattttgatttattaacaaattgttattattattgtgtTGATTATTATTGTGTTGATTATTATTGTGttgattatttttaatagaaTTATTAGGAGATGGTGAATTAGTTGTAATAGTTCCACGACCAGATGGTGAAATAGATGAATGtggattattattattaacattcataatattcattccttttatatttgaaaatggatatatattattttttccatttatatCAGAAGGaatattatcataaaaattattaccaAAAgagttattatttatatcattaatatttgtatgaaaatgattattcatattatgattCATATGTAAGGGTACACTATTTATTCGATTACAATTTTCATTCATATTTTGTGCATAATTTATGTTCCCCATTCTCATATTTTGGTTGATACCACCATTTAAGTTATTAGCTATTTCAGGGTTCATATTGtgaataatattaatatctGTTACATAATTTTCATCGCCTTGTTTCGGCCCAGTCCCACTATTGCCATTActatttccattattattgccattattatttccattattattgCCATTACTATtgccattattattattattattattgctattaCTGCTATTATCATGATcgtaaaataaattaattggCTGTTTTTCTTCTGCACACGGGTTATTAACCATATTAAAATCGATTTTATTATTTGggatattataatttataaaatccaTATTTTGGCTAGCtgaaatattatcaaaataatttaagggttttataaaattgttatttcTGTTATTAATATTAGCTATATCAGTGTGTGCATAATTCATATTGTTTGGTTGAATATATGGAATTTTTGGAAATTGTTTAGTGAAATTATTTCCTGACCTCATATTATTAACCCCtgcattattactattattactactattactactattattattgttattgttattattattgttgttattattattgttgttattttttttaattattaaatttcCATCTTCTCCATATTGTTCATTGTGTACAGGTTTGGCATTTGAAAATTGTTTTGGATTAACATACACACCAAGATTTGAGCCATTTCGTGCatcaaaaaaattgttatttctATTTCCTTCGGAAACCCCATATATACTAcctcttttattattattattattatcaataatattttcaattcttacattatttattacaGGTTTGATTATATTGTTTCTGTGAGGGTTGTTTGAAAAATCACCAAGTGGTTGTTTGTTATGttctaaattattttttccttccTCTATTTCTTTGATATTTCCATTTGCATTGActccatatattttattttcttcttttaatttatttatataatttataatttttattatatatggttcatctttttcatttgGTTCGACTGGGaatatttttctttgttttttttgctttctattaataaatgttaatatataacTAGATTTTGAATGatcataatgtatataacaatttgtacatatttctttatttttttgtacagttttatttaacattcttatatccattttttgatatattttttttttatctttattatatCTAGTATGATTAGTgtttatacatttattatcatcaaaTTCTTTTAAAATTCCACAATCTTTCATATTAtctaatttgtttattattgtacatgtattttcattatttgtattaatacatgttatttttctttttttttcttttccttgtatatatgtattttgtTGCAAATTTTGTGGAATATTGTTATGCATGCTTTTTATATGATCTCTTAGATTACAATTTGATCTATTATTAATCATAATTTGATTAGAAGTGCTTACATCTGATGGAGAACCAACAAAACCAGTTCCACCAGAACCTGAAATAACCATATTTCCATTTCCTTCAAGTggtacatttttatttattatattttcattattaatattcataatatcaattattttttcaatattattatttattatactaTCATTAATTATATCgttatttaaaacatttggatgaatattattattttgcagaaaatataaatcatcaaaattttgattattatatCCATCTATCATAGTATCATCTAATGTTAATAATTGTTTATAGTTATCATACATTCTTGAC
Protein-coding regions in this window:
- a CDS encoding exoribonuclease, putative, coding for MKKKRKCGKNGKNGNKNTGEGFRNVKRKIDDENNTKLEVSFYGHRNIVLKDIQNFIINLRINKNIIKNNMFQIKNNDNLSNLIIMIIPNLSCTYIRDITTDNVFNKLQKNNNFRKIQLEENCVKSAYSNIIAKILNIPIFKNKEKINNVLNFNIENFLLTKEQMFLYRYPNSDSVNYINFDHIYYQKKTKNISDIKRYLFSSVNSVYTSTHESDPEKETEKETEKETDNTSNDTTSKINYEKKKKTFTDEHIEIYAKILEKLINASSSITLEKTTKKLSSNSKVDSQNNQKKKDEIKQNGGDNSKVIENALLNGCNADENVETDLICDKGCDETANGETVDAQDHESEIETIPKTEPNTNKFEFDINNIFSIDCEMCETSGGHRELTKVTIVDAYMNIIYDSYVLPDNKITNYLTLYSGINENTLKNVNTKLTDVQNELKNILNNKSILIGHSLENDLHALKIKHDYIIDTSVIYSNNYYNFLKPSLFNLSKKHLNITMERENGHNSIDDARISMFLALKKISEFDSSESYYGFYPLPLFMEKNNYLNIKSNIISEQDVNSKYDKNMCIYDSKNIYIEEKFSKYIMRNCFYCSCENDDECIENVVNNIKNENKIKNYILILREYENLCNSKIYNCIKNSKEKSFNIEDNEKFFDFPTRVETNDILNKLSKNIEHVYNNMKEQDVLILLSYSNNYLAIEKVKDTLNLAKEIFYSNIINIDDKIKCLNDKIQNIEQNIKNKKENKQIIDKDSPFLEFKHLLYTYDLHILNYLYQHKNSDKNAYIMNSITNLKNTLCFNVKKKNYNGWFSLLLKN
- a CDS encoding zinc finger protein, putative, whose protein sequence is MNGIEDNEKYANYLRNKIIKFFNLKSEDLELTYIKSILNSKTYDLYSSIYLINYSFFENNKNNKITINNVKKFTQNLVDSKNKFTPSNVLENNNNSQKFDEIKNDNGIKNKSIHNSIEYIFKKHDHNPLRNRGSENGNGNGNGNGNGNGNGNGNINKNESKNSQTDRSKGSENSHLPKGKKIQNKTNLNEKEKEPNANSLFDKLHNKNVKNCMLGTMTNNDQKKCEHSKTLSKKAEQKEEKSEKEEKSEKKEKSEKKEQIDYFSFFNRKENSCSLKDIIEIIDNENVKKDDSNNDQISQKKKKKNIQICTCNGKNHKIYTNCLICGKLFCSKIKFKNCIFCDNPLYESDFINTIFLSNKLETKTNNIITNMKNSNPFLYKYYFDPLNNNLKKAIDMRNKMLKNSINEENTKIIDDSIDWFEDDIKHTLNIHDIHFSCYDDDTKNEIVNKYYDIFKKKITDINIDIDFENLKINENVDYAKIKEFSEYLNEHEKIYQEKKKKLSNDTPHNYLSNKEKKYISYVNDLCKMFLKNDTQKEDTNLLKSEKINPITEKKRYKYNVLNMSDDEC